A single genomic interval of Hoplias malabaricus isolate fHopMal1 chromosome 7, fHopMal1.hap1, whole genome shotgun sequence harbors:
- the si:dkey-183n20.15 gene encoding RING-HC_RNF170 domain-containing protein, which produces MDTCHKSYHRTPLISGSRVQGQAQGQQTKREELSQSCISEGSRDLHCPVCLQSSAFPVETNCGHVFCGQCLISYWKHGSWLDAISCPLCRQKVNVMCHLFGESRLDRKQREVLDNIRDYNKRYSGAPRRVSDYLCDAPVFMLLLLRTLGNMGGLVCLFLLRVAVCGFGAAATLVSPIEAVSGPFNGAVGILDDLVVVFLLLISIFNIHQQMASERTTRTNTVTQGILTDTL; this is translated from the exons ATGGACACCTGTCACAAATCCTACCACAG GACTCCTCTCATCTCAGGGAGCAGGGTTCAGGGTCAAGCTCAAGGCCAACAGACCAAAAGAGAG GAACTGTCTCAGTCTTGCATATCTGAAGGCAGCAGGGACCTTCACTgccctgtgtgtttacagtcatCTGCATTTCCAGTGGAGACAAACTGTGGACATGTGTTCTGTG gtcaATGTCTCATATCTTACTGGAAACATGGCTCCTGGCTGGATGCCATCAGTTGTCCTTTGTGCAGACAGAAG GTGAATGTAATGTGTCATCTCTTTGGTGAGAGCAGACTGGACAGAAAGCAGCGAGAGGTGCTGGACAACATTAGAGATTATAATAAACGCTATTCTGGTGCACCACGGAGG GTGAGTGATTATCTGTGCGACGCTCCTGTCTTCATGCTGCTTTTATTGCGCACTCTGGGAAACATGGGCGGACTGGTGTGTCTCTTCCTGCTGAGAGTGGCAGTGTGTGGATTTGGGGCGGCTGCTACTCTGGTCTCGCCAATAGAGGCTGTGTCTGGACCTTTCAATGGGGCAGTGGGGATTCTGGATGACCTAGTGGTggtgttcctcctcctcatctccATTTTTAACATCCATCAGCAGATGGCATCAGAGAGGACCACCAgaacaaacacagtcacacagggaaTACTGACAGACACGCTGTAA